The Geothrix sp. genome window below encodes:
- the gmd gene encoding GDP-mannose 4,6-dehydratase encodes MQKIALITGVTGQDGSYLAELLLAKGYQVHGIVRRASLFNTDRIDHLHVGEAPNPSFHLHYGDLSDAGALRNVLDDVQPDEVYNLGAQSHVRVSFDQPEYTVDVVGVGVIRLLEAIRSYMKHSGKKIRFYQAGSSEMFGSAKPRQHEGTRFEPRSPYACAKVYAHYQVINHRESYGLFACNGILFNHESPRRGETFVTRKITRAATRIKVGLQDKLFLGNLDAKRDWGFAGDYVEAMWRMLQQDQPDDYVVATGESISIRDFLGLTFGRLDLDWQKHVEIDPRYFRPAEVDHLEGDPGKSRKLLGWEPKTDIRTLAAMMVDSDLRLAQKELVLRDAGHAEAPRAGYR; translated from the coding sequence ATGCAGAAAATCGCACTCATCACGGGCGTGACCGGCCAGGACGGGAGCTACCTGGCCGAGCTTCTGCTGGCCAAGGGCTACCAGGTCCACGGCATCGTGCGCCGGGCCAGCCTCTTCAACACGGACCGCATCGACCATTTGCATGTGGGTGAGGCACCGAATCCCAGCTTCCATCTGCACTACGGCGACCTGTCGGACGCCGGGGCCCTGAGGAATGTGCTTGATGATGTCCAGCCCGACGAGGTCTACAACCTGGGCGCCCAGAGCCATGTGCGCGTGAGCTTCGACCAGCCCGAATACACCGTGGATGTGGTGGGCGTGGGCGTCATCCGCCTGCTGGAGGCCATCCGCAGCTACATGAAGCACAGCGGCAAGAAGATCCGCTTCTACCAGGCCGGCAGTTCCGAGATGTTCGGCAGCGCCAAGCCCCGCCAGCACGAGGGCACCCGCTTCGAGCCCCGCAGCCCCTACGCCTGCGCCAAGGTCTACGCCCACTACCAGGTGATCAACCACCGGGAGAGCTACGGCCTCTTCGCCTGCAACGGCATCCTCTTCAACCACGAAAGCCCCCGCCGCGGCGAGACCTTCGTGACCCGCAAGATCACGCGGGCCGCCACGCGCATCAAGGTGGGTCTGCAGGACAAGCTGTTCCTGGGCAACCTCGACGCCAAGCGCGACTGGGGCTTCGCGGGCGACTATGTGGAAGCCATGTGGCGCATGCTGCAGCAGGACCAGCCCGATGACTATGTCGTGGCCACCGGCGAGAGCATCAGCATCCGCGATTTCCTGGGGCTCACCTTCGGCCGCCTTGACCTGGACTGGCAGAAGCATGTGGAGATCGACCCCCGCTACTTCCGCCCCGCCGAGGTGGACCACCTCGAAGGTGACCCCGGCAAATCCCGAAAGCTCCTGGGCTGGGAGCCGAAGACGGACATCCGGACCCTCGCGGCCATGATGGTGGACTCGGACCTCCGGCTGGCCCAGAAGGAGCTGGTGCTCCGCGACGCCGGCCACGCCGAGGCGCCCCGCGCCGGCTACCGCTGA
- a CDS encoding NAD(P)-dependent oxidoreductase: MKVLVVGGSGFIGRALVARLLEAGHEVDIWDRAMGDEGPRLRSHAVDLLGEEDLPRPAGHPWDAAFHLAAYSVPGMAWTQDLVMANLRMTARVFDHLAEVAPGCRAIFTSSAFVYAPASHRIQETDPLGAVHPYALSKHLGETWALSHQRTLKVFIVRPFNQVGPGMAAGLLVPELMERIRGGEDPIQMRGRDDIRDFLDWRDAMDAYLRLLEVDAPSGSIWNLCSGRATRVSELVRALLLACGREYPIVFADPAVESMVGDPSHLMAATGWAPSRSLLDTAEAIAAAR, encoded by the coding sequence ATGAAAGTCCTGGTGGTAGGAGGTTCCGGTTTCATCGGCAGGGCCCTGGTGGCCCGGCTCCTGGAAGCGGGCCACGAGGTCGACATCTGGGATCGGGCCATGGGTGACGAAGGTCCGCGGTTGCGATCCCACGCCGTGGACCTGCTCGGAGAGGAGGACCTGCCCCGTCCCGCCGGTCACCCCTGGGACGCGGCCTTTCACCTTGCGGCCTATTCGGTTCCCGGCATGGCGTGGACCCAGGATTTGGTCATGGCCAACCTCCGCATGACGGCCCGGGTCTTCGATCACTTGGCGGAAGTGGCGCCCGGATGCCGGGCCATCTTCACCTCCAGCGCCTTCGTCTATGCTCCGGCCTCCCATCGGATCCAGGAGACAGATCCCCTCGGAGCCGTCCATCCCTACGCCCTCTCCAAGCACCTGGGGGAAACCTGGGCCTTGAGCCACCAGCGGACCCTGAAGGTGTTCATCGTGCGCCCCTTCAATCAGGTCGGCCCCGGCATGGCCGCCGGCCTGCTCGTGCCGGAGTTGATGGAGCGCATCCGGGGCGGCGAGGACCCCATCCAGATGCGGGGCCGGGATGACATCCGCGACTTCCTCGACTGGCGGGACGCCATGGACGCCTACCTGCGGCTCCTGGAAGTCGATGCACCCAGTGGGTCCATCTGGAACCTCTGTTCAGGACGCGCCACCCGGGTGTCCGAGCTGGTCCGCGCCTTGCTCCTGGCCTGTGGCCGGGAGTACCCGATCGTGTTCGCCGACCCGGCCGTGGAATCCATGGTGGGTGACCCTTCCCACCTCATGGCGGCGACGGGATGGGCCCCTTCCCGCAGCCTGCTGGACACCGCCGAAGCCATCGCCGCCGCCCGGTGA
- a CDS encoding glycosyltransferase family 4 protein, translating into MRLGIFHPAFEAVGGAELLVAAQAQHFRAQGAGPEIVTLGFDEVRWSERLAGIPVRTVLKRHWSDPLFGLGRLAKLRRRGLRAAEALKPYDLVIAHNFPASAMLGAAPIRGRKVWQCNEPPRSIHMRNANPALTARLAATLGAGPEEATRAFSLALAGHDQGMRRNTSLRARHTYDLEVTRGLDLIYAISEFSRDNARRIYGRCRDEVIYPIVRFPEGGRNRSGLERSVRRVLVHSRLEVLKNIDTVLRGFQQFQAASPVPCELHVVGTGPFRARLEALAADLCPAGSIRFHGYLPDEELLRVYEACDVFALLTLDEPFGMVYPEAAAKGLLLVGPDHGGPLEILDGGRLGWAVDAFSPEALAGALHEVWSLDDAEVDRRRAVADRACRSRYGVDTVGPQLMALLQEA; encoded by the coding sequence ATGCGCCTTGGCATCTTTCATCCAGCTTTCGAGGCCGTGGGCGGCGCGGAACTCCTGGTGGCGGCGCAGGCGCAGCATTTCCGGGCCCAGGGGGCCGGTCCGGAGATCGTGACCCTCGGGTTCGATGAGGTCCGCTGGTCCGAACGGCTGGCCGGGATCCCCGTGCGCACGGTGCTGAAGCGGCACTGGTCCGATCCCCTGTTCGGCCTGGGTCGCCTGGCCAAGCTCCGGCGGCGCGGGCTCCGCGCCGCCGAGGCGTTGAAGCCGTACGACCTGGTGATCGCCCACAACTTCCCGGCCAGCGCCATGCTCGGGGCCGCCCCCATCCGGGGCCGCAAGGTCTGGCAGTGCAATGAACCGCCGCGGAGCATCCACATGAGGAATGCGAACCCAGCTTTGACGGCGCGCCTGGCCGCCACCCTCGGCGCAGGTCCGGAGGAGGCCACCCGCGCCTTTTCACTCGCCCTCGCGGGCCACGACCAGGGGATGAGGCGCAACACGAGCCTCAGGGCCCGCCACACCTACGATCTGGAAGTCACCCGGGGGCTCGACCTCATCTACGCCATCAGCGAGTTCAGCCGGGACAATGCGCGGCGGATCTATGGCCGCTGCCGGGATGAGGTGATCTATCCCATCGTGCGCTTCCCCGAAGGGGGGCGGAACCGCAGCGGACTGGAGCGGTCCGTGCGGCGGGTGCTGGTCCACTCGCGGCTCGAGGTGCTGAAGAACATCGATACGGTCCTCCGCGGCTTCCAGCAGTTCCAGGCGGCGAGTCCCGTGCCCTGCGAACTCCATGTGGTGGGGACGGGGCCGTTCAGGGCGCGCCTGGAAGCCCTGGCCGCGGACCTCTGCCCTGCGGGCTCCATCCGCTTCCACGGCTATCTCCCCGACGAGGAACTCCTCCGGGTCTACGAGGCCTGTGATGTCTTCGCCCTGCTGACACTCGACGAACCGTTCGGCATGGTCTACCCGGAAGCGGCGGCCAAGGGCCTGCTCCTGGTGGGGCCGGACCACGGCGGTCCTCTGGAGATCCTGGATGGTGGCCGCCTCGGATGGGCGGTGGACGCCTTCTCGCCCGAAGCGTTGGCCGGGGCCCTCCATGAGGTATGGAGCCTGGATGACGCGGAGGTGGACCGTCGCCGGGCCGTGGCGGATCGGGCCTGCCGCAGCCGGTACGGTGTCGACACGGTGGGCCCCCAGTTGATGGCGCTGCTGCAGGAAGCCTGA
- the aroC gene encoding chorismate synthase: MLFDSPSTFGRAFRILTFGESHGAAVGVVMDGVKPGLPFDVEAIQRELDRRRPGQSDLVTPRSEADRVQVLSGVFEGRTTGHPIALAVFNENQKSSDYKVIADLFRPGHADLTYDRKYGLRDPRGGGRSSGRETLARVAAGAWAKQQLAALGVTVRGFNREIAGIGGAAVDWDFVESNPLRVADAGAFPSQRAAVEAARAEGDSVGGVCEVWIEGLPVGLGDPAFGKLDGLLALACMSIGAVKGVELGAGFEGARRRGSENNDPLGPGGPLKNDAGGTLGGISTGAPVVVRLAVKPTSSISKIQKTIDRAGHPADISTKGRHDPCIAPRIVPVAEAMCALVIYDAWLTQQSLREGSVAALGEWDWAAVDALLARPL, encoded by the coding sequence ATGCTCTTCGACTCCCCCTCCACCTTCGGCCGGGCCTTCCGCATCCTCACTTTCGGGGAGAGCCACGGGGCCGCGGTCGGCGTGGTGATGGACGGGGTGAAGCCCGGGTTGCCCTTCGATGTGGAGGCCATCCAGAGGGAGCTGGACCGGCGCAGGCCCGGCCAGTCGGATCTGGTGACGCCCCGGAGCGAGGCGGACCGGGTGCAGGTGTTGAGCGGCGTGTTCGAAGGACGGACCACCGGCCACCCCATCGCGCTGGCGGTGTTCAACGAGAACCAGAAGAGCAGCGATTACAAGGTCATTGCAGACCTCTTCCGGCCGGGTCACGCGGACCTCACCTACGATCGCAAGTACGGCCTCCGCGATCCGCGAGGCGGCGGGCGGAGCAGTGGCCGCGAGACCCTGGCCCGAGTGGCCGCGGGAGCCTGGGCCAAACAGCAGCTGGCGGCGCTGGGCGTGACGGTGCGCGGCTTCAACCGGGAGATAGCTGGGATCGGCGGAGCGGCCGTGGACTGGGATTTCGTGGAATCCAATCCGCTTCGGGTGGCGGATGCTGGGGCCTTTCCCTCCCAGCGGGCCGCCGTGGAGGCCGCCCGGGCGGAGGGCGACAGCGTGGGGGGCGTGTGCGAGGTCTGGATCGAGGGGCTGCCGGTCGGCCTCGGGGACCCGGCCTTCGGCAAGCTGGATGGCCTGTTGGCCCTGGCCTGCATGTCCATCGGGGCCGTGAAGGGCGTGGAATTGGGCGCGGGCTTCGAGGGCGCCCGGCGGCGGGGCAGCGAGAACAATGATCCCCTGGGCCCCGGGGGCCCCCTGAAGAACGATGCTGGCGGCACCCTGGGCGGCATCAGCACAGGCGCCCCCGTGGTAGTACGGCTGGCAGTGAAGCCCACCAGTTCCATCTCCAAGATCCAGAAAACCATCGACCGCGCCGGCCACCCGGCGGACATCTCCACGAAGGGGCGTCATGATCCCTGCATCGCGCCCCGCATCGTGCCGGTGGCGGAGGCCATGTGCGCCCTGGTGATCTACGACGCCTGGCT